The region GCTGTCCAGCGTCGCCGCCAATGCCGGGCGCAAGTAGATATTCCGCATCTGTAAATCGGAGACTACGCGAATCCCGTGCTCCACCCCTGGCGGCAGCCACACCGCACGTTGCGGCGGGACGACCAGGGCTTCGCGCGGTGTTTCCACCCACATCACACCGCTCATGGCGTACAGCAACTGGCCCCAGTCATGGCTATGGGGCTCAACATACAACCCGCGCGGGTAGGTACGCGCCAAGGGTTGCACGGGGACGGCATGATCACTGAGGTCGGGGGGTGCGGCCAGAGCCATGAAGAGCGCATCGGTCAAGGGTGAACGGCCATGGTAATGACCGCCACCCGATAATCCGAGCGGATTTTTAGCCCTTTGCCGACTTGGTGCACTCGCAACCCGTCGACGAGGCGCACGGCTCGCCATGCGCATGGTGCTCGGCGCAGCCCTGGCAGCAGTAGCCCTTACCGTCTTTCATCACCGCCTCTTTGCCCAGTACGCATTTGCAATGTGGGCAAGCACAGGTTTTATCAGCCATGGT is a window of Pseudomonas antarctica DNA encoding:
- a CDS encoding metallothionein — its product is MADKTCACPHCKCVLGKEAVMKDGKGYCCQGCAEHHAHGEPCASSTGCECTKSAKG